From the Streptomyces sp. Tu 2975 genome, one window contains:
- a CDS encoding DUF4233 domain-containing protein: MRTLCASTLIGEFFVIGFAGLVAMKSDDVSMAAVWTVCGVAMLLSLLLCGMITRPGGTQLGWALQIALIASGFVVPAMFFLGVLFGGLWWASIHYGRKIDEAKARWAAQSAEADAG; the protein is encoded by the coding sequence GTGCGTACGCTCTGTGCATCGACCCTGATCGGCGAGTTCTTCGTGATCGGCTTCGCCGGTCTCGTGGCCATGAAGTCGGACGACGTCTCGATGGCGGCGGTCTGGACGGTCTGCGGCGTGGCGATGCTGCTGTCGCTGCTGCTGTGCGGCATGATCACCCGCCCCGGCGGGACCCAACTCGGCTGGGCGCTGCAGATCGCGCTGATCGCCAGTGGCTTCGTCGTCCCGGCGATGTTCTTCCTCGGTGTCCTCTTCGGCGGCCTGTGGTGGGCCTCCATCCACTACGGCCGCAAGATCGACGAGGCGAAGGCCCGGTGGGCCGCGCAGTCGGCCGAGGCTGACGCCGGGTAG
- the ndk gene encoding nucleoside-diphosphate kinase, whose protein sequence is MTQRTLVLLKPDAVRRGLVGEVIGRIERKADWKITALELRTLDRATLEQHYAEHVGRPFYEPLVEFMLSGPVVVMAVEGERVIDGVRQLAGPTDPIAAAPGSIRGDFGTIVRENLIHASDSEESAVRELKLFFQEG, encoded by the coding sequence ATGACTCAGCGCACCCTCGTCCTTCTCAAGCCGGACGCCGTCCGTCGCGGACTCGTGGGCGAGGTCATCGGCCGCATCGAACGCAAGGCCGACTGGAAGATCACCGCGCTGGAGTTGCGCACGCTCGACCGGGCCACCCTGGAGCAGCACTACGCCGAGCACGTCGGCCGGCCGTTCTACGAGCCGCTGGTGGAATTCATGCTGTCCGGCCCGGTGGTCGTCATGGCCGTCGAGGGTGAGCGCGTGATCGACGGCGTACGCCAACTGGCGGGTCCGACCGACCCGATCGCGGCCGCTCCTGGGTCCATTCGGGGTGACTTCGGCACGATCGTCCGGGAAAATCTGATCCACGCCTCGGACTCCGAGGAGTCCGCCGTTCGGGAACTGAAGCTGTTCTTCCAGGAAGGCTGA
- a CDS encoding rod shape-determining protein, protein MSFIGRDMAVDLGTANTLVYVRGRGIVLNEPSVVAINTNTGGILAVGAEAKKMIGRTPGNIVAVRPLKDGVIADFEITERMLRYFILKIHKRRYLARPRVVVCVPSGITGVERRAVIEASTQAGARQVHIIEEPMAAAIGSGLPVHEATGNMVVDIGGGTTEVAVISLGGIVTAQSIRVAGDELDNAIIQHIKKEYSLLLGERTAESIKITIGSAYEMEKEEHTEIRGRDLVSGLPKTVVISAAEVRKAIEEPVNAIVDAVKTTLDKCPPELSGDVMDRGIVLTGGGALLRGLDERLRRETGMPIHIAENPLDSVALGSGKCVEEFEALQQVLDAQPRR, encoded by the coding sequence ATGTCGTTCATCGGCCGTGACATGGCTGTCGACCTCGGGACCGCCAACACGCTGGTGTACGTCAGAGGCCGGGGGATCGTTCTCAACGAGCCGTCCGTCGTCGCCATCAACACCAACACGGGCGGCATTCTCGCGGTCGGCGCCGAAGCGAAGAAGATGATCGGCCGGACACCGGGCAATATCGTTGCCGTCCGGCCACTGAAGGACGGCGTCATCGCCGACTTCGAGATCACCGAGCGGATGCTCCGCTACTTCATCCTCAAGATCCACAAGCGCCGTTATCTCGCCCGGCCCCGCGTCGTCGTCTGTGTGCCTTCCGGTATCACGGGTGTCGAGCGCCGCGCGGTCATCGAGGCGTCGACCCAGGCGGGCGCCCGACAGGTGCACATCATCGAGGAGCCCATGGCCGCGGCCATCGGCTCCGGCCTCCCGGTCCACGAGGCCACCGGCAACATGGTGGTCGACATCGGCGGTGGCACCACGGAGGTCGCCGTGATCTCGCTGGGAGGAATCGTCACGGCACAGTCCATCCGTGTCGCCGGCGACGAACTGGACAACGCGATCATCCAGCACATCAAGAAGGAGTACTCCCTCCTCCTCGGTGAGCGGACCGCGGAGAGCATCAAGATCACCATCGGTTCGGCGTACGAGATGGAGAAGGAGGAGCACACCGAGATCCGCGGCCGCGACCTGGTCTCCGGTCTGCCCAAGACCGTCGTCATCTCCGCCGCCGAGGTCCGCAAGGCCATCGAGGAACCGGTCAACGCGATCGTCGACGCCGTGAAGACCACGCTCGACAAGTGCCCGCCCGAGCTCTCCGGTGACGTCATGGACCGCGGCATCGTCCTCACCGGCGGCGGCGCCCTGCTGCGCGGTCTCGACGAGCGGCTCCGCCGGGAGACGGGCATGCCGATCCACATCGCGGAGAACCCCCTGGACTCGGTGGCGCTCGGATCCGGCAAGTGCGTCGAGGAGTTCGAGGCGCTCCAGCAGGTGCTGGACGCCCAGCCGCGTCGTTAG
- the mreC gene encoding rod shape-determining protein MreC, producing MRDTKESRLLLALLIAIAFALITVDIRGGEDSPVDGARQAAASVFGPVENGVAAAVDPIGNAIGAVRDSGDRHDRIKQLQLENAELKQRLGSDERNNSRLRQLDGMIRTAAAGQYGIKGAEVIAIGAAQGFSWTVTIDIGSEDGITRDMTVINSDGLVGRVTTVGPRTSTVLLASDPDFTVGTRMEKTDELGFATGQGDRPLLVQLLNGKSKVKKGDRLVTFGSQGSKPFVPGVPVGEVIRVDPARGDLTRNVYVRPYAGFSRLDIVGVVVQAPRTDPRDTVLPPKPAGPRPTPTVTVTVTPGATPPEGEAPVQDDGQVQGGGPDPGASGDATGQNDDQ from the coding sequence GTGAGGGACACAAAGGAGAGCCGGCTGCTCCTGGCATTGCTGATCGCCATCGCGTTCGCCCTGATCACGGTGGACATCCGCGGCGGTGAGGACTCACCGGTCGACGGTGCACGGCAGGCCGCGGCGTCGGTCTTCGGGCCCGTGGAGAACGGCGTCGCGGCCGCCGTCGACCCCATCGGCAACGCGATCGGAGCGGTCCGGGACTCCGGTGACCGCCACGACCGCATCAAGCAGCTCCAGTTGGAGAACGCCGAGCTGAAGCAGCGGCTCGGCAGCGACGAGCGCAACAACAGCCGGCTCCGCCAGCTCGACGGCATGATCAGAACGGCCGCCGCCGGCCAGTACGGCATCAAGGGCGCCGAGGTCATCGCCATAGGAGCGGCCCAGGGCTTCTCCTGGACCGTGACCATCGACATCGGCTCCGAGGACGGCATCACGCGCGACATGACCGTCATCAACAGTGACGGACTCGTCGGCCGCGTCACGACCGTCGGCCCGCGTACCTCGACCGTGCTGCTCGCCAGCGACCCGGACTTCACCGTCGGCACCCGGATGGAGAAGACCGACGAGCTCGGCTTCGCCACCGGCCAGGGCGACCGGCCCCTGCTGGTCCAGCTCCTCAACGGCAAGTCCAAGGTGAAGAAGGGCGACCGGCTGGTCACCTTCGGCTCCCAGGGCAGCAAGCCCTTCGTGCCCGGCGTGCCGGTCGGCGAGGTCATCCGGGTGGACCCCGCCCGGGGCGACCTCACCCGCAACGTCTACGTGCGTCCCTACGCCGGCTTCAGCAGGCTCGACATCGTCGGCGTCGTCGTCCAGGCGCCGCGGACCGATCCCCGCGACACCGTGCTGCCCCCGAAGCCCGCGGGCCCCAGGCCGACGCCGACCGTCACGGTCACCGTCACTCCCGGCGCGACCCCGCCGGAGGGCGAGGCGCCGGTCCAGGACGACGGCCAGGTACAGGGCGGCGGGCCGGATCCCGGTGCCTCCGGCGACGCCACAGGCCAGAACGACGACCAGTAG
- the mreD gene encoding rod shape-determining protein MreD, which yields MRVNRMLLSTTLVVVALVIQVSVLSRLQLPGAVPDLVLLVVLGLAMVYGHMAGAFIGFGAGLLADLAPPADHAAGRYALVLCVIGYLAGLVRPENGKPLRSASGPMAVVVAAAIGSTLLYALVGALVGDTAARHVGLGSLLFTAAVYDLLLAPFTVPLIMWLARRSENDPLAESQNAGGADVAAGWLASGTGLRIGDQRGGLRLRAAKTRAARAGRIKGVKRL from the coding sequence ATGCGTGTCAACCGGATGCTGCTCTCCACGACGCTGGTCGTGGTCGCCCTCGTCATCCAGGTCTCCGTCCTCTCGCGGCTCCAGCTGCCCGGCGCGGTGCCCGACCTCGTCCTGCTCGTCGTCCTCGGACTCGCCATGGTCTACGGCCACATGGCCGGAGCGTTCATCGGCTTCGGCGCCGGGCTGCTCGCGGACCTCGCCCCGCCAGCCGACCACGCGGCCGGCCGCTACGCACTCGTCCTGTGCGTCATCGGCTACCTCGCCGGTCTGGTCCGTCCGGAGAACGGCAAGCCACTGCGGTCCGCCAGCGGGCCCATGGCCGTCGTCGTCGCGGCAGCGATCGGTTCGACGCTGCTGTACGCCCTGGTCGGCGCCCTCGTCGGCGACACCGCCGCCCGCCATGTCGGCCTGGGCAGTCTGCTGTTCACCGCCGCGGTGTACGACCTCCTCCTCGCGCCGTTCACCGTGCCGCTGATCATGTGGCTCGCCAGACGCAGCGAGAACGATCCGCTCGCCGAGAGCCAGAACGCCGGCGGCGCGGACGTGGCCGCGGGCTGGCTCGCCTCCGGCACCGGACTGCGCATCGGCGACCAGCGCGGCGGACTGCGGCTCAGGGCGGCGAAGACCCGGGCCGCACGGGCCGGACGCATCAAGGGAGTCAAGCGACTGTGA
- the mrdA gene encoding penicillin-binding protein 2, with the protein MSNIPETGRTPRVQIRLVIIQVLVFSLLLTLGGRLWYLQIRNGDEYADEASGNHVQRVVTPAVRGSILDARGVPLADNETRLVVSASRTELLKMKDDGDAVLTRLAGVLGMKPKEVMDKVRLCDSKTPQPCWNGSPYQPIPVTDEATTQQALQIRERSEDFPGITAEPTAVRRYTAPAKARTAQVLGYLSPVTDEEIQKAKDSESPYLRSDQVGRSGLERTYDKELRGQAGVTSYEVDKLGRVMGEAEADPGVPGSHLVTSIDARVQAVAEHELHQAMKTVRGETDKITGRPYEADAGAVVVMEAKTGRVVAMASQPDYDPNAWVGGISAKDYAKLTGKESNYPLLNRATQGQAPAGSVFKVVSASAAVRGGHPFDDLYNCSSSYSMGNRSFANFESQGHGPITLGDALKYSCNTVFYRLGHEEWKRDGGLKPKKGAHDWFYRTAHDFGFGSETGIDLPNEVKGRIPDRQWKQAFWEANKDSWCKQGKKGGSYVEQIAYESCLEGNQLKAFDSINFAIGQGDVLITPIQLATAYAAISNGGTLYNPTVGKAVISPDGKEIEEIKPESHGKLPVNAETIKDLDKGLRSVVEPGGTAAWRFGGWPQDKIPMRAKTGTAQVYGKQTTSWFATYTDDYTIVMTISQGGTGSGASGPAVRNIYDAMYGLDKEGNQDLKRALLPKPQQTLPKIAPDGSIDAPEVKPYVPPKPKDAQPVLAGTPATRRD; encoded by the coding sequence GTGAGCAACATTCCGGAGACCGGCCGGACCCCCCGGGTCCAGATCCGTCTCGTCATCATCCAGGTACTCGTCTTCTCCCTCCTCCTCACCCTCGGCGGCCGGCTCTGGTACCTCCAGATCCGCAACGGCGACGAATACGCCGACGAGGCCAGCGGCAACCACGTCCAGCGGGTCGTCACACCCGCCGTGCGCGGCTCGATCCTCGACGCCCGCGGTGTGCCGCTCGCCGACAACGAGACCCGCCTCGTGGTCTCCGCGTCCCGCACCGAGCTGCTGAAGATGAAGGACGACGGCGACGCCGTCCTCACCCGGCTCGCCGGCGTCCTCGGCATGAAGCCGAAGGAGGTCATGGACAAGGTCCGCCTCTGCGACTCCAAGACACCGCAGCCCTGCTGGAACGGCTCCCCCTACCAGCCGATCCCGGTCACCGACGAAGCCACCACCCAGCAGGCGCTGCAGATCCGTGAACGCTCGGAGGACTTCCCCGGCATCACCGCGGAACCCACCGCCGTACGCCGCTACACGGCCCCCGCCAAGGCACGGACCGCGCAGGTGCTCGGCTACCTGTCGCCCGTCACCGACGAGGAGATCCAGAAGGCCAAGGACAGCGAGTCGCCCTACCTGCGCTCCGACCAGGTGGGCCGCTCCGGCCTCGAGCGCACCTACGACAAGGAACTCCGCGGCCAGGCCGGCGTCACGTCCTACGAGGTCGACAAGCTCGGCCGGGTCATGGGCGAGGCCGAAGCGGACCCGGGCGTGCCCGGCTCCCACCTCGTCACCAGCATCGACGCCCGCGTCCAGGCCGTCGCCGAGCACGAGCTCCACCAGGCGATGAAGACGGTGCGCGGGGAGACCGACAAGATCACCGGTCGTCCTTACGAGGCCGACGCGGGCGCCGTCGTCGTCATGGAGGCCAAGACCGGCCGGGTCGTCGCCATGGCCTCCCAGCCCGACTACGACCCCAACGCCTGGGTCGGCGGCATCTCCGCCAAGGACTACGCCAAGCTCACCGGCAAGGAGTCCAACTACCCGCTGCTCAACCGGGCCACCCAGGGCCAGGCGCCCGCCGGCTCGGTCTTCAAGGTGGTGTCGGCGAGCGCGGCCGTGCGGGGAGGTCACCCCTTCGACGACCTCTACAACTGCAGCAGCAGCTACAGCATGGGGAACCGGAGCTTCGCCAACTTCGAGTCCCAGGGGCACGGCCCCATCACCCTCGGCGACGCTCTCAAGTACTCCTGCAACACCGTCTTCTACCGTCTCGGCCATGAGGAGTGGAAGCGCGACGGCGGCCTCAAGCCCAAGAAGGGCGCCCACGACTGGTTCTACCGGACCGCGCACGACTTCGGCTTCGGCTCGGAGACCGGCATCGACCTCCCGAACGAGGTCAAGGGCCGCATCCCCGACCGCCAGTGGAAGCAGGCCTTCTGGGAGGCGAACAAGGACTCCTGGTGCAAGCAGGGCAAGAAGGGCGGCTCCTACGTGGAGCAGATCGCCTATGAGAGCTGCCTCGAAGGCAACCAGCTGAAGGCTTTCGACAGCATCAACTTCGCGATCGGCCAGGGCGACGTGCTCATCACGCCCATCCAGCTGGCCACCGCGTACGCCGCCATCAGCAACGGCGGCACCCTCTACAACCCCACCGTCGGCAAGGCCGTCATCAGCCCCGACGGCAAAGAGATCGAAGAGATCAAGCCCGAGTCGCACGGCAAGCTGCCGGTGAACGCCGAGACCATCAAGGACCTCGACAAGGGCCTGCGCTCCGTGGTCGAGCCGGGCGGCACCGCCGCCTGGCGGTTCGGCGGCTGGCCCCAGGACAAGATCCCGATGCGCGCCAAGACCGGCACCGCCCAGGTCTACGGCAAGCAGACCACCTCGTGGTTCGCCACCTACACCGACGACTACACGATCGTCATGACGATCTCCCAGGGTGGTACGGGCTCCGGCGCGTCCGGTCCCGCCGTACGCAACATCTACGACGCGATGTACGGCCTGGACAAGGAAGGCAACCAGGACCTCAAGCGGGCCCTGCTGCCCAAGCCGCAGCAGACCCTGCCCAAGATCGCCCCGGACGGCTCGATCGACGCCCCCGAGGTCAAGCCCTACGTTCCTCCGAAGCCGAAGGACGCCCAACCAGTGCTCGCGGGAACCCCCGCGACCCGGAGGGACTGA
- the rodA gene encoding rod shape-determining protein RodA, giving the protein MTGAGGFSVPGYGPERGGIWTRLTARDSVVRKLDWPMLLSAITLSLLGALLVWSATRGRTELNQGDPYYFLVRHLLNTGIGFVLMVGTIWLGHRTLRGAVPFLYGLSVVLVLLVLTPLGATINGAHAWIQLGGGFSLQPSEFVKITIILGMAMMLAARVDAGDQVHPDHRTVAKSLGLAVLPMIIVMLMPDLGSVMVMVVIVLGVLLASGASNRWVIGLISAGAAGAIAVTALGLLDEYQINRFAAFANPELDPAGVGYNTNQARIAIGSGGLYGEGLFNGHQTSGQFVPEQQTDFIFTVAGEELGFLGAGLILVLLGVVLWRACRIARETTELYGTIVAAGIIAWFAFQSFENIGMAMGIMPVAGLPLPFVSYGGTSMFAVWIAIGLLQSIRVQRPIGA; this is encoded by the coding sequence ATGACAGGCGCAGGCGGCTTCTCCGTCCCGGGATACGGCCCGGAGCGCGGCGGCATCTGGACCAGGCTCACCGCCCGAGACTCCGTGGTGCGCAAGCTCGACTGGCCGATGCTGCTCTCCGCGATCACGCTGTCGCTGCTCGGCGCGCTCCTCGTGTGGTCCGCCACGCGCGGGCGCACCGAACTCAATCAGGGCGACCCGTACTACTTCCTCGTCCGGCACCTGCTCAACACCGGCATCGGCTTCGTGCTTATGGTCGGGACCATCTGGCTCGGTCACCGCACCCTGCGCGGCGCCGTCCCGTTCCTCTACGGGCTCTCCGTCGTGCTCGTGCTGCTCGTCCTCACCCCGCTGGGCGCCACCATCAACGGCGCCCACGCCTGGATCCAGCTCGGCGGCGGCTTCTCCCTCCAGCCCTCCGAGTTCGTGAAGATCACGATCATCCTCGGGATGGCGATGATGCTCGCGGCCCGCGTCGACGCCGGGGACCAGGTGCACCCCGACCACCGCACCGTCGCCAAGTCGCTCGGACTCGCCGTCCTGCCGATGATCATCGTGATGCTGATGCCGGACCTCGGCTCGGTCATGGTCATGGTCGTGATCGTCCTCGGCGTACTGCTCGCCTCCGGTGCGTCCAACCGCTGGGTCATCGGCCTCATCAGCGCCGGAGCGGCCGGCGCGATCGCCGTCACAGCGCTCGGCCTGCTCGACGAGTACCAGATCAACCGCTTCGCCGCCTTCGCCAACCCGGAACTCGACCCCGCCGGCGTCGGCTACAACACCAACCAGGCGCGCATCGCGATCGGCTCCGGCGGGCTCTACGGCGAAGGGCTCTTCAACGGCCACCAGACCAGCGGGCAGTTCGTGCCCGAACAGCAGACCGACTTCATCTTCACCGTCGCCGGCGAGGAACTCGGCTTCCTCGGCGCCGGGCTGATCCTCGTGCTGCTCGGCGTCGTGCTGTGGCGCGCCTGCCGGATCGCCCGCGAGACGACCGAGCTCTACGGCACCATCGTGGCCGCCGGGATAATCGCCTGGTTCGCCTTCCAGTCGTTCGAGAACATCGGCATGGCGATGGGCATCATGCCGGTCGCGGGCCTGCCGCTGCCGTTCGTGTCGTACGGGGGCACGTCGATGTTCGCGGTGTGGATCGCGATCGGGTTGCTGCAGTCGATCAGGGTGCAACGGCCCATAGGCGCGTAG